The Triticum urartu cultivar G1812 chromosome 5, Tu2.1, whole genome shotgun sequence genome contains the following window.
ATTATTTCACATTCTGGTTCGAAAGCGCTGCTCAACGACGCATCCTCGTTCGAAACTGCAGCTGACTGCGCAGGTGCCGACAAGCTCAAGGATCCAGAGCACTGATCACCCTGACCCTTTTGGCCCATTTGGCAACTTTGCAAAACGAGTGAGCAGAAGTTCCATCATGGCACTCTGGCTCGAAATCTGTGAGCTTTTTTTTTAGAAATGGAGGaggacccccggcctctgcatctggacgatgcatgcagccactttattaattattcacacaagaccttacaaaggCATACAATAGTAAGACTGAAGCCGCCGTCTAGGCAACAAAagtgtcgctactcctatccaattgatgaagggatgctgatagtctgggcctaataccaaacagacctcgcagccaaacctaacatctaagacctgatgtcctaaccaggacgcctgccgggtatgggcaCCCACCAGTTCAGCGtgctcctcaaccaggacgcctgccaggtatgaggccgccgcagccacctgccaccaatccatcttcagagctgtaCTGTTGCATGAACGTTGCCCGGTCTAGCTGCCgccgacgccaccacgacgccagacagcgacgacctcctgcgcgagtccatcatGTCGTATTGCTTGCTTTATCTATTTTCAAGGGATTAATTTGCATTTGGTTGATCAACTGCACTTTATTAATTTCAAATAGTTCATGCATTTTTTCTGTACTATTTTTTTTCTGTGGTCTGTGTGTTTGAACAGTTCAGTTATGGAAACAATTTCTTGGTTCGTTGCAGGTGGCTAATGTAATTTCGAGCCGGAGCTCAGTTTCCTTCCGTAGCCAGAAGATGAGCTTTGTATCCATCAGTTCAAGACCGAGTTCACTTCGGTTTAAGATTTGTTGTTCGGTAGGCACACATTTCTTCTCTGTCGCAATAGTAAAAGTTTGCCACCATGCGTTCACAATATCTATATCTTTTTTTCCGAACCTTTGTACTTCTATAGGTGGCCAAGTGATTCACCCAGGCGCTTACTGGCTAGCACCATGGATGGTGGGCTAGGCAGCCTGGGTTCGATCTGGAACTCTTATCTTAATAAAACTGATGTCTAGTTCTTCCTCGACGTACGtcatttttaaaatattttttgTATATTAAAATGTGTGAACAAGTTTGAGATTGAAATAGGTGAGAACTGTTTGCGTTGGCAGTAATTGAAATATGTAAATAAGTTTAGGGTTAAAATAGGTGAGAATTGTTTACACTGGCGGTAATTGAAACATTAAATATGGGCAAGTCTTTTAATCATTTCATGGCAAATGTTCTTTCAAATTGCAGTCTAGACACCATAGGTGCAGTAAAAATCTTCCTTGGGTAACATTATCAGATAAAGATGGCAAATGTTTCAGCCACGCTCGATGTACTGATTTGAGGTAGTGATGTTCATTCGTTTCTTGAGCAGGCCACAGGTGAGACACAGGCCAAGAAAGAGACAGTCGACAAGGTTTGTATGATAGTCAAGAAGCAGCTGGCAGTCCCTGATGGGACCCCTGTCACAGCGGAGTCAAAATTTTCTGAACTTGGTGCTGACTCACTGGATACGGTAAATCCGCAACTCCCCATCCCACAGAAATGGCAGTAGCCCAAAAGCAGCGCCGTTCATACGTAACACCGAttatgttttgcaggttgagattGTGATGGGCCTCGAGGAAGAGTTCAACATCACCGTTGATGAAACAAGCGCGCAGGACATTGCAACCGTGCAGGATGCAGCGGACCTTATCGAGAAGCTTGTGACAGAGAAGACCGCGTAAGTGCCTCGGTTCATTGGACAGCTTTAGAAGGCAAAGGTGTCGTCTGGATCTGTGGACTTCTGATTTTTCGGTCGCATTTGGGGCGAGAGAAAATAATTTATGGACAGCTTTGCATTCAGTCTATGTTGTGTGTTCATTACCATTTGTTCTTTCTTCATCCTCTTGAGATTTTGTGTTGTTGCTTAGGGTTAATTACCCAAAGGCTTCATAAACAAGCTAGGACCATGTCCTAAGTTCGAATTCATATGTGTTGTACTATTGTTATAGAAAAGCTAATGGACCTATGAAGATTGAAGAATCactgcattttgtgtttttttttGCATGTATGAGAAGTTATACAGCTGTGAATGTATTGTTTCTTTTCTTTCATACCACAGCTATGACCCATTTTTCATAAAGAGGGTCTCCGATTCTTGGTTCCGCCATAATTTTTCTTTCCCATATGATCACTCGCTTGCTAGATTATTAATTTTTGATAATGTCTTGCTTGCATCATTATGGTGTTGTTTTGTTGAACTTTTAAGAATGAAGCACATTATAGCACccaaaataaaaagaaacaagCACATTCAGAGGGAAGAAAATCTACTTTCCCCCCTCGAACTAATTTGGGCTCACTTAATCTTAAGTCAGCCAAAGCGGCATTTTAGCCCTTATCTGTTTTTTGGAAGAACATGATTAACACAAAAAAATCTGCAAAATTCCATATGCTTTTGTTTTATAAAGTTTATACGAGTATAATTTTAGTTTAGAAATAAGAAAGATCTCAATTGTGAAGGAAAAAACAAATTGTTTATATTGCACAGGTCACAactttttcatattttcaaatCGACATTAATATGCATCATATTCTTGACACTTCTACTTCGGTACACCCCCTAAACACATAAAAGGCTCAGATTATTCGATACCTCTTCGTTAGTAAGGGCACGATGGTCATATTTGTAAAAGTGGCCCACCCGCCCGACCTAAGACGTGCAGTACATATACGCATTCGTTAGCAAGGCTCATTTTTTGAACTAACATTTAATATGCATCTTTAACTGCATGTACAATCCTTTTTTCAGAATTTTGGAAAATATATAATTATGTTGTTCAATAAGCCGGAAAGGGACACACACCACACCTCACCTCTCGAGAAAAGAAGTAGACATAGAAGAACCAtaagaaaaaggaagagaaaaaaagaagaaagggaAAATGGAATCTTCTACCTCATCCTCCGCCCTTCTCCTCCATGGCCTCGCTTGTGCTTCTCCCTCGAAGGCGCGACCTTTCTTCGTTTCCCCCGTCAGCCCGTCCTCCCCACTCTCGACCTCCATCTCCATCAACGCCTCCTCTCCACGGCGGCTCTTGCCCCATGCTCCTCGCGCTGCCGGCCGCGGCAGTGACAAGGACAACCGCGTGCAGGAGCTGAGGGTGCCTGATTCTTGGCTCACGCCCACAGGAGCAGCACAGGTTCGCATCCATGATTCCATCTCCGTCATCTCATTTAGTCTTGTAGCAGCACTTCCTGGTGATTGTGTTATTTTGCTCCAGTTGGTGGGTAATAATAATTAGGGGAGTGAACATGCTTATCTAATGATGCCTATCAGAGACCAGTTGCATTTCTTATCAAACCTATTATGTAGCCTGAAAGTTGTTATGCTCCTGCTCCTGTTTCTGGACTGTTATTAGCTCAAGTCTATTTACACGCCATTTGTACGGTCATTGAGCAAGGCCACCTCCATCTTTCCACCTCTTACCAGGAATCCGAATGGCTGAGGGGAACGCTGCACAAGTGGCTGGACGATGAGTACTGCCCAGAGCCGGCCAACGTGGACATCAGCAACACCGCCGCAAGGTCGTACCACGAGTCCCTGACGGCGAAGCAATCTGACGTGGGAGAGATCCTGATGAAGATGGTCGGGGATCTGCAGGAGCTGTCGTACCAGGAGAGCTTCCACGGGGCCTTCTCCGCCGCCAACGCCGCGGTGCGTTTGATAACGCAGAGGATGGAGCCGTCAGCCGGTGAGTGATCGTTGACAGACAGACCTGGCCGATCGGCAATGGGTGGCTCAAGTTGTCTGGCTGCCCCGACCATCCTTGTGTTTAGTGCTTCGGGGTTGATGCGGCATGTTTGTCCACGGGAAGGCAATCTGCTTTGTTTCACTGGGAAAATGCTGTAATTCGCATGCAGATTAGCTTTGTGAATTACCTGGCGTTGCGTTGGCGTTGGCGTTGGCGTTGGCAAGTGGTCTGTTCAATTTGAATCCAAGTGACATACCGTGTCCTGCTCGACCGATGTTCTTTTTTATCTGGAACACCTAACATTCCAATTAAAGTCCGACTGCCAAACATGTAGGCTGTCAGGAGCTCCCCTCGACCCACAAGCTGACAGCACATGCGCTGGGACATTACATAACCGGGGGCAGTACATGACTCGACCCACAAGCTGACAGCACATGCGCTGTGGCAGATGCTTTGCTTCGCGGAATAAGACCTTGTACAAGGGAGGTGCTTAGAGAAATAAACCGAGCTTTCCTTAAGCATCAGTGCTTATTTGTATAGAATAGACGCTTAACTAAGCGTCTCTAACTAAGCTTAACTAAGCGTCTCTTCTATAAAAATAGGCATCGGTGCTTCAAAAAACCTGGTTTATTTTCATAAGCATCTCTCTAAGCACCTTTCATTGTATACGGCCTAAGACACCGAGAGGTCCACAATCCTGGCCGACAGATAATACAGCCGACAAACAATCCGTCTCAAACATCACCTGTCCCATTTCATACAATTCAGCTAACCTGATGGCCTGTAGAAGAGCTTCAGATTCCGCTGTTAGCCCaaactactactccctccgttcttaaatatAAGTCCTTTTAAACATTTCAAATGAACTACAACATACGAATGTaagtagacatattttagagtgtagattcactcattttattCCTTATATAGTCATTCGTTGAAATCTCTATAAAACTTATATTtgaaaatggagggagtagtaaatagCTCTCACTTGTACACTTAACAGAGGAGAACTAGCTAGATGTTTCAGTTACACACAAGCTGCTGCCGCGCACACACATGAAGTGAGGAGCTCACGTACTAGCACTAGTAGATGAAACTGACTTGTTGTTTTGCTATTGCTCGGAGTGATTTACAACGAAGGTGCATATGCCCTTTTATAGGGATGCTTGCAAACTTGTAGTACTAGTTCAGCTCAGCCTTTTTGACTAGATAAAGTCTAATACTAGTTCTCCACCTTAAGCTTTTGACTAAAGAAAGACTATTACTACTCATCGTCCACTACTCAACTCCTTTCTAACCAGAGAAAGcctagtactcccttcgttccaaattaGATGAtccaactttatactaacttgTATTCCCTTCATTctaaattactcgtcgcagaaatggatgtatctagaactaaaatacatctagatacatccatacctgcgacaagtaattcggaacggagggagtacaaagttagtacaaagttggatcatctattttgaaacggagggagtattacttAGCTACTTTCCATGCAACCATGCATGTGTTGAAGACAGGGTGAAGCCCACAATCTCCCCCTTAACCCTGTTAAAGAAGCTTGATGTCCATAAGTCCGACTTTGTCGCGCAGCTCCCGGAACCAGACATGACCAAGTGACTTGGTCAGGATGTCCGCCTTCTGCTCACCAGTCCTGATGAACTCCACGATCACTGTGCCTTTCTCGACGCAGTCACGTATGAAGTGACAGCGGAGATCGATGTGCTTGCTATGGTCGTGAAGTACTGGATTCTTGCAGAGAGAAATCGCCGACTTGTTGTCGACGAAGATGAGCGCAGGGGCGGTGTCCTGATTCAGCATCTCGCCGATGTACTCCGCCTCGCACGAAGATGCGGCGACAACCTTCTGCCTCGCTGATTGCCAGCTGACTGGACTATTCCCGAGAAGGAACAATATGCCCGAGGTGCTCTTCCGGGAGTCCACGTCACCAGCATGGTCGGAGTCGCTGTACCCGACCAAGCTCTCGCCGTCGCCACGGCGATACACGCATCCATGCGTGAGCGTACCCGCGATGTACCGGAGCAGGTGCTTGACGGCAGCGAGGTGATTGCTTGTCGGGGCTTCCATGAACCTACTCAGGTACCCGACAACAAATGTGATGTCCGGTCGGGTGTGCATGACGTACCTGAGGCTCCCGATGATGCCGCGGTAGAGCGTAGCATCCACCGCCTTCTCTGAGCTATCCTTACTGAGTTTCAGCTGTGCCTCCATTGGAGCATGCATAACATAGCAGTCCTTCATGCCTGCTCGCTCAAGCATCTTGGTGGCATAGGCCGTCTGCGTGATCGTGATGCGACCACCCTCCTGGTTCACCTCTAGTCCGAGGTAGTACTGTAGCAGCCTGAGGTCACTCATGCTGAAGAGACGATGCATCTCCCCCTTGAAGCGTTGAACCTCTTCGGGCTCTGCCCCGGCGATGATCAGGTCATCGATGTAGATGCCGACGATGAGCAGCGTGTTCGCGGTGCCACACGAGTACACGCCATGCTCAGAAGCGCTGCGTGAGAACCCAAGGGATGCAAGGCTTGCATCGAACTTGGTGTTCCACGCCCTTGGGGCTTGCCGGAGACCGTACAGGGCCTTGTGTAGCCTATACACGCCCTGCTCGTGGTTCTTGGCAATGAACCCTGGAGGCTGGGAGACGTACACCTCCTCGTTAAGGTCGCCATTGAGAAACGCTGACTTGACGTCCATGTGGTGTACCTCCCACCCGCGGTTAGCAGCCACGGCAAGGATGAGCCACACGGACTCCAGCCTTGCCACCGGAGCGAAGACTTCCTCGAAGTCCACTCCCTCATGCTGCACGTAGCCCTTTGCGACGAGGCACGCCTTGTGCTTGACAATGGCACCGTGCTCATCTTTTTTCACCTTGAACACCCACTTGAGCCCGATGGCTCGGTGCCTAGCAGGCAGTGTGGTGAGTGTCCAAGTGGTATTGTCGTTGATCAACACCAGCTCATCCAACATCGCATGGCGCTAGCAATCCTCTTTCTCGGCCTCCGCGAATGTGCTCGGCTCCTCGCCGGCCATCAGATGCAAGACGTCGTCATCATCAACGTCCTCTTCCTTGGGCTGTTGCGGTGTTGTCGCAGCCTCGCCGAGGAGATCCCCCATGTGCTGAAACCTATGGGGGGCGCAAACGCTGTCGTCAGAGTCGAACAACTCCGACCTTGCTGTTGGTGGGGTCACGAACAGCCTCCCAGGAACCACCTTGCTTGACGGCGGGGTATCCAGGGATGGTGTTCTCGGGGTTGCAGTTCCCGGATCCACACCTCCTGGGCTTCGCAGGGTCTTGCTTCCCAGGGTTGTAGAGTACATAGGGTACTCCACAGTGATGAAGCTGCTTGCCAGGGCCTCCCCCGACGCCTCCCAAGTCCATCGCGCATCTTCATCGAAGATGACATCGTGCGAGACATGCACACGCTTTGAGACGGGGTCGTACATCTTGTACGCCTTAGAGCCCGTCTCATAGCCCATGAACACCAT
Protein-coding sequences here:
- the LOC125508462 gene encoding uncharacterized protein LOC125508462; amino-acid sequence: MESSTSSSALLLHGLACASPSKARPFFVSPVSPSSPLSTSISINASSPRRLLPHAPRAAGRGSDKDNRVQELRVPDSWLTPTGAAQESEWLRGTLHKWLDDEYCPEPANVDISNTAARSYHESLTAKQSDVGEILMKMVGDLQELSYQESFHGAFSAANAAVRLITQRMEPSAGE
- the LOC125508463 gene encoding acyl carrier protein 1, chloroplastic — protein: MAHCLAAVASFSPSAVRRRLSSQVANVISSRSSVSFRSQKMSFVSISSRPSSLRFKICCSATGETQAKKETVDKVCMIVKKQLAVPDGTPVTAESKFSELGADSLDTVEIVMGLEEEFNITVDETSAQDIATVQDAADLIEKLVTEKTA